The genomic DNA AGCAGTTCCGCGTGCAGCAACTGAAGATCGACCGCTTCTTCACCAACGGGCTGGATACGCACGGCGAGGAAGGCGAAGCCATCGTCTCGGCCATCGTGGCGTTGGCGCACTCGTTGAAGATGCAGGTGGTGGCCGAAGGCGTGGAAACCGAAAGCCAGATGCGCAAACTGCGCGACCTGTCCTGCGACCAGGTGCAGGGCTACCTGCTGGCGCGCCCGCTGCCTTCGGATGAGTTCGAACGCTTCGTGCGGGCCCAGCAACAGCAACCCGACGCACCCGGCCTGTCCTAGCCAGGCACGACCCAGGATGCCGCGGCGCCGGTCCGCCGGCCTCCCCCTCTTGAGGGGGAGGCGCGCCAGCGCTTCGGGGTGGACTGACTTACAGCGCCTGCAGGCGGGTCTGCACCAGCTGGCGCAGGACCAGCAGCTTGCCGTGGAAGAAGTGGCCGGCGCCGGGCACCACCGTCACCGGCAGGGACTGCGGCCGCGCCCATTCCATGACCTCGGCCAGCGGCACGACGTCGTCTTCCTCGCCATGCACCAGCAGCGCATCGGCCGGCACCTGGGCAACGCCCGTGTCGAAGCGCTTGACGGCCGTCCCGGCCAGGATCAGCGCATCGGGCAGGCGCGCGCCTGCCTGCGCCTGGCTGCCCTGCACGCACGCCGCCACGGCGCTGCCGAAGGAAAATCCCGCCAGCAGCCAACGCCCTTGCGCGACCTCGGGATAGCGCGACACGAACTCGGCGACCAGGGCATTCATGTCGTCCGTCTCGCCACGCCCCTGGTCGAACTCGCCCGCCGACGCGCCCACGCCACGGAAGTTCGGGCGCACCGCCACCAGGCCATGCTGCACGCAGGCGCGCGCGATGGTGGTCACCACCTTGTTCTCGCGCGCACCGCCCTGCAGGGGATGCGGATGCAGCACCAGCGCCCAGCCGCGCGGGGTGTCCTCGGGCCAATCCAGCGCACAGTCGATGCGGCCGGCGGGTCCGGGGAAGGTTTCGGTGTCGGTACGTGCTGCCATGGCGGATCATCCTGCGTGGGTCATGTGCGGCCGCCGCCAAAGGCGGCCGCTCCGCGTGCAACTGTAGCAAAGCCCCGCGCCGGACTGCCCACCGTGGGGGTGCGCGGCGAAAACGCGCCTAAAATCGCGGCCATGCAGACTCCCTCCCCCTCCGCCCCCTTGCTGGACGCCCCCGAGATGGCGGCCCGGATCGCCAGCCGCCTGCCCGCCTTCACGCGCGCGGAATGGCTGGACGTGACCGGCTCGACCAACGCCGACATGCTGGCACGCGTCCGGGAAGGCCAGGACGCCTCGCAGCCCTGGCTGCGCGGCACCTATCGCCAGGACAGCGGCCGAGGCCGCGCCGGACGGGTCTGGACCAATCACGCGGGCGACGCCCTGATGTTTTCCTGCGCCTTCGACGTGCCGCTGCCGCTGGCGAAGCTGCCGGCGCTCTCGCCCATCAGCGGCATCGCGGCATGCGAAGCCCTGCGCGCGCAGGCTGGCGCCGCCGCGCCGGCGCTGCGCATGAAATGGCCCAACGACCTGCAATTCGGCGACGGCAAGCTGGCGGGCATCCTCGTGGAAACCGCGCGCGCGCCCGGCGAAGCCACGCCCGTCGTGGTCATGGGCATCGGCATCAACCTGCGCGAGGCCGGCCGCCTGTCCGCCGAGCTCGGCCGCGAGATCGCGGACTGGACGCAGGTGCGCGGCGGCTTGCCGGCAGCAGGCGACACGCTGGCGACCCTGGTCGCGGACGTGGCGCGCGCCTGGCTGGAAGCGGTGGTGCAGTATGCCCGCCAGGGCTACGCGCCCTTCATTTCCCGCCACGCCCAGGTGGATGCGCTGGCGGGCCGGGAGGTCAATGTGATCGAGGATGGCCGCGTGCTGTTCTCGGGCCTGGCCCAAGGCACCGACGGCGACGGCCGCCTGCTGGTCGATGCCGGGCAAGGACGCGTGCCCATCTCGGTCGGCGAAATCTCGGTGCGCGCGCGATGATGCTGCTCGTCGACGCCGGCAACAGCCGCATCAAGCTGGGCTGGCGCGTGGCCGGCCAGGCGCGCGCGGCCGACGTGATTACCTTGCCGCACGCAGAGCTGGAACAGTTGCCCGCCCGCATGGCCGCCTGGCCTTCCGCCCAGGCCGGCCAGCGGCGCCGCGCGCTGGGCGTGAACGTGGCCGGCGATGCCTTGGGCGGCAGGCTGCAGGCATTGCTGGATCAGGCAGGCTACATGCTGGAATGGATACGGCCGGCACCCGCGCTGCTGGGGCTGCGCAATGGCTATGACACCCCCACGCAACTGGGGCCCGACCGCTGGATGGGCATGCTGGGCATCTGGGCCGCCATGCCCGCGCCGCGCCCGCCCCTGCTGCTGGCGACGTTCGGCACGGCCACCACGCTGGATTTGACCAGCCCGGACGATGTCTTCCGCGGCGGCCTCATCCTGCCCGGCCCCTCGCTCATGCGCGCGTCGCTGACCCAGGGCACGGCCAACCTGCCGCTGGCCGACGGCACACTGCACGACTTCCCCACCAACACCCATGACGCCATCAGCACCGGCGTGGCGGCTGCCCAGGCAGGCGCCGTCCTGCGACAATGGCTGCGGGCTTGGGAAACCTTCGGCCAGGCGCCCGTACTGCACGTGAGCGGCGGCGGCTGGCCCGATGTCGAGGCCCAGACGCAAACGCTGCTGGATCAACTGACCCGCCATCTCGGCCTGCCGGCCGTTGTGCCGCGCTGGGTGCCGAATCCCGTCCTGGACGGCCTGGCCGCGCTGGCGGCGGCCACCGAAACGGCCGAGGGCGCATGACCCGGACCCTGCCACGCCCCCCATCCGCCGTGCGCGCATGCGCCGGCCTGCACGAGACCTGAATCCATGCGCGGGCTTTTCATTCTTATCTTGTTGGTGAACCTGGCGTTCTTCGCGCTGGGCCGCGGCTGGCTGGGCGTTCCGCCCGCGGAAACAGGCCGCAAGCCGGGCCAGGCGGCCCGGCAGATGCAGCCGGACGCCATCATCGTCCTGCCGCCCAGCGCGCGCTGAGCCGACTCAGTCCAGCGGCAGCGCGTCCATGATGCGCGCCGTCGCCCCCACATGGCTGACCTGCCAGGCGCGCGCGGCCTCGGCCATGGCGGCACGCCGCGGCCCGTCGTTCAGCAGGGCGCTGACAAAGTCGATCGCCGCATCGGCATCCAGCACCTGCAGGGCGGCTCCCGCCGCCACGGCATCGTCGACGGCCTGCGCGAAATTCTTGGTGTGCGGCCCCACGACCACCGGCACGCCCGCGGCGCAGGCCTCGATGAGGTTGTGCCCCCCAAGCGGCGCAAAACTGCC from Orrella dioscoreae includes the following:
- a CDS encoding alpha/beta hydrolase — translated: MAARTDTETFPGPAGRIDCALDWPEDTPRGWALVLHPHPLQGGARENKVVTTIARACVQHGLVAVRPNFRGVGASAGEFDQGRGETDDMNALVAEFVSRYPEVAQGRWLLAGFSFGSAVAACVQGSQAQAGARLPDALILAGTAVKRFDTGVAQVPADALLVHGEEDDVVPLAEVMEWARPQSLPVTVVPGAGHFFHGKLLVLRQLVQTRLQAL
- a CDS encoding biotin--[acetyl-CoA-carboxylase] ligase; translated protein: MQTPSPSAPLLDAPEMAARIASRLPAFTRAEWLDVTGSTNADMLARVREGQDASQPWLRGTYRQDSGRGRAGRVWTNHAGDALMFSCAFDVPLPLAKLPALSPISGIAACEALRAQAGAAAPALRMKWPNDLQFGDGKLAGILVETARAPGEATPVVVMGIGINLREAGRLSAELGREIADWTQVRGGLPAAGDTLATLVADVARAWLEAVVQYARQGYAPFISRHAQVDALAGREVNVIEDGRVLFSGLAQGTDGDGRLLVDAGQGRVPISVGEISVRAR
- a CDS encoding type III pantothenate kinase, which gives rise to MMLLVDAGNSRIKLGWRVAGQARAADVITLPHAELEQLPARMAAWPSAQAGQRRRALGVNVAGDALGGRLQALLDQAGYMLEWIRPAPALLGLRNGYDTPTQLGPDRWMGMLGIWAAMPAPRPPLLLATFGTATTLDLTSPDDVFRGGLILPGPSLMRASLTQGTANLPLADGTLHDFPTNTHDAISTGVAAAQAGAVLRQWLRAWETFGQAPVLHVSGGGWPDVEAQTQTLLDQLTRHLGLPAVVPRWVPNPVLDGLAALAAATETAEGA